The Pseudomonas sp. SCA2728.1_7 DNA segment AAAGGAACGCGCCTTACAAAAAAATTGTGTATTGGTTATTTCACCTTTTTGACTTCGTTCATATTTCCCATTTACGCGTCGGCGCAGTTGAGCACACAACAACAGGTAGCAAAACTGCAAGGAATCAAGCTATTCAATCAACATAAAAAAGCCGAGCACGAACTACGCATTGCGGCTGAGGCTGGAGATACTGAAGCACAATTCTATTTAGCCGAAGAACTCCGACAACAAACAATAACCCTTAATGCTGAAGCTCTTCAATGGTATGAGGCGGCAGCCACCCAAGGCGACCTTTATTCGATGATTCGAATCGGCCGAACCGATAATGACCTATGTTTGACAATGAAGAATTGTCCAATAGGAAAAAAAGAACCAAAAGAATGGTTGGCTGAAGCGACGAGAATCGCGAAAGACAAATCCGATCGCGGTGATGCGGAAGCCCTTTACATAATGTATGAGTTGACCGCAGAGAGAGAGTGGTTAAAGAAATCAGCACTCGCAGGAGATGCAATCGCCCAATATCGAATGGCTATTGGTGATCGTCAAGGAGAAGGCTTTATTCTTCCATGGAAGCGCCAAGAGATAGTCGAACATTGGTTTTTACTTTCTGCGAAAGCAGGAAACCCTAAAGCAATGATGCAACTTTTTGGTATATATAGAGAAAAAGGCGAACTGGAACAAGCCCGCTATTGGGTAGAAAAAGCGGCGTCGATTGGATATGAGGCCGGCGTCTATAACTATGGCTACTTTTTAGCCGTCGACCCTAAAGCACTCGGATTTACGGAAGATAAAATCAAAGGGTATGCATTAATTTCTCTGCTGAAAGAGCTAGACGGCGGCGGAGCAGCACAAACAGATGTTGAGGAGACACTTCCACAAATTTCAGAAAAAATGACCCCGACGCAGATTCAGGAAGCAGAAGACTTTGCTACCAAGTGGAAGACTACACACCCCCCTCTGTCTTTCTTCCCTGAAAAAATAGGCTTTTAATCTTGCATCAGCCTCTACAATTAAAACCAAGCTCAACTGCGAGACAAAGTTACTTTGAGCCACTCAAAATTTTGACTCTAAGCTTGGCGTTTGCATGCATACTGTTTAGCAAACATGCACATTCCGAGCTCTCCACCCAACAACAAAAATCAAAAAACGAGGGGATAAAACTCTACAACCAATACAAAGCTGCTGAGATGCAGTTACGTATCGCTGCGGAAGCTGGAGATGCAGAGGCCCAATTTTACCTAGCGGAAGAACTTCGCAAAAAGAAGCGCTATAGTAATAAAGAAGAAAAAAAATGGTATGAGGCTTCAGCCTCCCAGGGCGATTACTATGCAATGTTCAAACTTGCAACGACTTCAGGAGATCTTTGCTCCGTCATCAATCAATGTCCTCCAGGAAGCAAAAAACCGAGTGAATGGTTAGACCTATTGATAAAAACCGCAACTCCTCGCGCCGTAAGTGGAGATGGCGAAGCAATGGCGATTTTGTACAATGCA contains these protein-coding regions:
- a CDS encoding tetratricopeptide repeat protein, giving the protein MEKYASSPILLSRKIWILTKHFYSTKGTRLTKKLCIGYFTFLTSFIFPIYASAQLSTQQQVAKLQGIKLFNQHKKAEHELRIAAEAGDTEAQFYLAEELRQQTITLNAEALQWYEAAATQGDLYSMIRIGRTDNDLCLTMKNCPIGKKEPKEWLAEATRIAKDKSDRGDAEALYIMYELTAEREWLKKSALAGDAIAQYRMAIGDRQGEGFILPWKRQEIVEHWFLLSAKAGNPKAMMQLFGIYREKGELEQARYWVEKAASIGYEAGVYNYGYFLAVDPKALGFTEDKIKGYALISLLKELDGGGAAQTDVEETLPQISEKMTPTQIQEAEDFATKWKTTHPPLSFFPEKIGF